One Polaribacter reichenbachii genomic window, CTTTTTTGTGGATGATTATGTATTTAGAGATTGGTTGTATCGTGCCTTAATTTTTCTCGTGATTTCGTGTCCTTGTGCGTTGGTAATTTCAATTCCGTTAGGCTACTTTGGCGGATTGGGAGCAGCTTCAAAAAACGGAATTTTATTTAAAGGCGCTTCGTTTCTAGATGCAATGACAAAAATAAATACGTTGGTTATGGATAAAACAGGAACTGTAACCAAAGGTGTTTTCAAGATTAAAGAAATTAAAGCAATTGATTGGGAAGAAACCGAATTTATGAAATATTTGATGGCGATGGAAGAACAATCTACGCATCCAATCGCCAAAGCTATTTTAGAATATAAAGCAAACGGAGCAGATTTTGAGGCTACAGAAGTTTCAGAAATCGCTGGAAAAGGTTTGAAAGGTATTGTAAATGGCAAAACCGTTTTAGTTGGAAACAAAGCGTTGATGACAGCAAATAATGTTGAAGTTTCGAAGGAAACGGAAAACATTGTTGAATCAATTGTTTTAGTCGCTATCGATGTAAAATTTGCAGGTTATGTGGTTATTGCGGATGAATTGAAAGACGATGCAAAAGACACAATTATTAATTTACAAAAAGTAGGCATTAAAAATATTATGATGCTTTCGGGAGACAAAGATTCCATAACTCAAAAAGTTGCTGCCGAATTAAACATTGAAAAAGCCAAAGGCGGATTATTGCCAGAAGATAAACTGAATGAGGTTGAGCTTTTAAAGAAGAATCCCGAAAACAAAATTGCCTTCATTGGAGATGGAATTAACGATGCGCCAGTTTTAGCCGCAAGTGATGTCGGAATTGCAATGGGTGGTTTAGGAAGTGATGTTGCAATAGAAACCGCAGATGTGATAATTCAAACCGACCAACCTTCGAAAGTTGTAAAAGCAATACAAATAGGTCGTTCCACTCGAAAAATTGTTTGGCAAAATATTGGTTTAGCTTTTGGAGTAAAAGTGATTGTATTGATTTTAGGAGCAGGTGGATTGGCGACAATGTGGGAAGCAGTTTTTGCCGATGTTGGTGTGGCTTTATTAGCAATCTTAAACGCTGTAAGATTACAGAAAATGAAGTGGGATTGAGAAATGTTGCGGAAAAATTTGGTGCTAACATTAAAAATCGA contains:
- a CDS encoding heavy metal translocating P-type ATPase gives rise to the protein MKKKKINLRDLKPNSEEQHSHDDGHNHSGQPNNFKAYIPAIISFTMLIIGIALDNFDVAFFKDWLRIVWYIIAYLPVGFPVLKEGWESIKKGDVFTEFFLMSIATIGAFIIGEYPEGVAVMLFYAVGELFQNAAVNRAKSNIKALLDVRPNEALVYRNNDYISVNPETVEIGEKVQVRVGEKVPLDGILISEKGSFNTAALTGESKPDTIAKNEKVFAGSINMDSVIEIETTKEFKDSSIARILDMVQNATARKSKTELFIRQFARIYTPIVVFLAIGVTFLPYFFVDDYVFRDWLYRALIFLVISCPCALVISIPLGYFGGLGAASKNGILFKGASFLDAMTKINTLVMDKTGTVTKGVFKIKEIKAIDWEETEFMKYLMAMEEQSTHPIAKAILEYKANGADFEATEVSEIAGKGLKGIVNGKTVLVGNKALMTANNVEVSKETENIVESIVLVAIDVKFAGYVVIADELKDDAKDTIINLQKVGIKNIMMLSGDKDSITQKVAAELNIEKAKGGLLPEDKLNEVELLKKNPENKIAFIGDGINDAPVLAASDVGIAMGGLGSDVAIETADVIIQTDQPSKVVKAIQIGRSTRKIVWQNIGLAFGVKVIVLILGAGGLATMWEAVFADVGVALLAILNAVRLQKMKWD